A stretch of DNA from Leptospira barantonii:
ATCTCATGCATCATAAATTCAACCGTGCGGAAGGGGAACGAATCGAATACGTCGAAGCCGACGCGGGGCCGATTCTTGTTCAAAAAGTTTTTTACTACGTTCGTCTGTTTTTAGGAACTTACTTTTTGGAAGTTGCGGGCGGTTTTCTTTTGAGTCTTCCGCTTTCTTTTACGACGCGGATCGCCGATCGATACGTTTCCAAGTTTCCGGTTCATAAGGCTTTCTTTAAACAGATTCAAAAAACGGAAATCGTTCGAGAACTCAGGATCGATTCTTTATGGATTCTTCTTTTGTTCGGAACCGCGTTTCATCTTGGCGGTTCTTCCTTTTCGTTTTTGTTATGCGTATTGTTTCTGAGAGGGTTTATCGTTTCTTTCTTGGACCATTCTTATCACTACGGAAAGGAATTGGATAACGTTTATTCTTCCTTCAACCTATCTCTTCCGAAATCTTTTTCCTCGTTGTTCCTCCATTTCAATTATCATCGAGTACATCATCATTTTCCGGGTTGTCCTTGGAATCGTCTTCCGATTCAATTCGAGAATTCCCGGGATTCGATGGATCTTTCTCTTGTGAAACAAGCGTTTCGACAACTGAAAGGCCTTTTGATTCTTCCCGAAAAATCTCGAAACTCCTAACTCAATTTGATTGTCAAACGGGGGTTTTTCTACATTCTGTCGCTTAATGTCCTATAATCATAAGAACGTCCTCGATACGGAACAATTCTCAAAGGCGGATCTCGATTTTCTCATCGGTAAAACGAGAGATATGGAGCGTTTGGTCGAACAGAACAAAGCCTTCGGCATCTTAACGGGAAAACTTTTGGCTTCGTTGTTCTTCGAAGCCTCCACAAGAACGAGACTTTCGTTCGAAGCCGCGATGGAACGTCTCGGCGGACGTGTGATCTCCACCGTGGGTTTTCAATTCTCCTCCATCTCGAAAGGGGAAACGTTGTATGACACCATGAAGATGATCGAAGCCTACGCGGACATCGCGGTGATCCGTCATCCGGTCGAAGGTTCTTCCAGAATCGCCGCGGGTGCGGTTAAAATTCCGGTCATCAACGCGGGAGACGGAGCGGGTCAACATCCGACTCAAGCTATTCTCGATCTTTATACGATCATCTCCGAAAAAGGAACGTTAGACGGCTTGACGGTCGCGTTTATCGGCGATCTCAAATACGGAAGAACGATTCATTCGCTTATCAATTTGCTCAGACACTATAAGGTTAAACTTTATCTGATTTCTCCTCCGGAGTTGTCGTTGCCAGATTCTTATAAGAAGGGTTTGGAAGGTCATTCTCTTACTCTGGAAGAAACCACGGACATCAAGGCCGTTTGGGATTGTGACGTCGCATACGTTACGAGAATCCAAGAGGAAAGATTTCCGGATCATAAAGAATACGAACGACTCAAGGATCTTTTTAAGATCAACAAGGAGTTGATTCTCGCTTCCAAAAAGGAAACCACGATTCTACATCCTCTTCCGCGTGTGAACGAACTTTCCACGGATGTGGACGACCTGCCGAACGCGGCTTACTTCAGACAAGCGAGATACGGGGTCGTGAGTAGAATGGCCTTGCTTTGTCTTTCTTTGGGACAGGATTTCTAATCTTCTTGGAGCGGAAACTCTGGACATACGAAGAGGCTCGTAAAATTCTACCCGTAGTCAGGGAGATTACGGAAGGATATTATTCTTACGTATCGGAGATGACCGTTCAACTTCGGGAAAAAATTTTTCCCGAGAATGAAATGGAAAACAAGGAGGAAGAGGTTCGAAGATCCATCTTCGAATGGTCCTCCAAAATT
This window harbors:
- a CDS encoding DUF2203 domain-containing protein, with translation MERKLWTYEEARKILPVVREITEGYYSYVSEMTVQLREKIFPENEMENKEEEVRRSIFEWSSKIQEYGIEVKGLWLIDFDNGNGYYCWHLGEEDLLFEHGYEEGFAGRKLIDRENEDGEHQ
- the pyrB gene encoding aspartate carbamoyltransferase, whose product is MSYNHKNVLDTEQFSKADLDFLIGKTRDMERLVEQNKAFGILTGKLLASLFFEASTRTRLSFEAAMERLGGRVISTVGFQFSSISKGETLYDTMKMIEAYADIAVIRHPVEGSSRIAAGAVKIPVINAGDGAGQHPTQAILDLYTIISEKGTLDGLTVAFIGDLKYGRTIHSLINLLRHYKVKLYLISPPELSLPDSYKKGLEGHSLTLEETTDIKAVWDCDVAYVTRIQEERFPDHKEYERLKDLFKINKELILASKKETTILHPLPRVNELSTDVDDLPNAAYFRQARYGVVSRMALLCLSLGQDF
- a CDS encoding fatty acid desaturase family protein, with protein sequence MSQAPRRNLPEKTNRTIAFLLSVFFLCIYFWKPFNSAIFGLSSAMFWIDFILILASTIFSYTLWALIHECVHGNFSNSRDESHLSGRILCILFGTPYQVVKTAHLMHHKFNRAEGERIEYVEADAGPILVQKVFYYVRLFLGTYFLEVAGGFLLSLPLSFTTRIADRYVSKFPVHKAFFKQIQKTEIVRELRIDSLWILLLFGTAFHLGGSSFSFLLCVLFLRGFIVSFLDHSYHYGKELDNVYSSFNLSLPKSFSSLFLHFNYHRVHHHFPGCPWNRLPIQFENSRDSMDLSLVKQAFRQLKGLLILPEKSRNS